One window of Novosphingobium sp. 9U genomic DNA carries:
- a CDS encoding GNAT family N-acetyltransferase, translating into MAIMAVAFDPAYGEAWTRRQVEDALLLGNCHAYLAAPDGAPVSAQERAVGFSLSRTGFEEEELLLFGVVPEYRSCGVGRAMLVALSSAASSRGARRLLLEMRRGNPAERLYRTFGFSVIGERRDYYRTPVGTRIDAITFACEIA; encoded by the coding sequence ATGGCGATCATGGCCGTGGCGTTCGACCCGGCCTATGGCGAAGCTTGGACTCGTCGCCAAGTCGAGGACGCATTACTGCTGGGTAACTGCCACGCCTACCTCGCCGCACCCGATGGTGCACCGGTCAGCGCGCAGGAACGCGCAGTCGGCTTTTCGCTGTCGCGCACAGGGTTCGAAGAAGAGGAACTGCTGCTGTTCGGCGTCGTGCCAGAGTATCGCAGCTGCGGTGTCGGGCGCGCCATGCTGGTCGCGCTATCCAGCGCTGCAAGTTCGCGCGGAGCGCGGCGGCTTTTACTGGAGATGCGCCGCGGTAATCCAGCAGAACGGCTGTATCGCACGTTCGGCTTCAGCGTGATCGGCGAAAGGCGCGATTATTACCGAACTCCTGTTGGCACGCGTATCGACGCGATCACCTTTGCCTGTGAAATCGCCTGA
- a CDS encoding Fur family transcriptional regulator, producing the protein MHQPIDIEALCAQRGLRITEQRRVIAKVLSESTDHPDVEKLHERAAKIDPGISIATVYRTVRLFEEAGILDRHDFGDGRARYEAAPEAHHDHMIDVETGNVIEFVDPELESLQRQIAERLGFRLVDHRMELFGVKIGREGGER; encoded by the coding sequence GTGCACCAGCCCATCGACATCGAAGCTCTCTGCGCTCAGCGTGGCCTGCGCATCACCGAGCAGCGCCGCGTCATCGCCAAGGTGCTGTCCGAGAGCACCGATCATCCTGACGTCGAGAAGCTGCATGAGCGTGCGGCGAAGATCGATCCGGGCATCTCGATCGCCACCGTCTATCGCACCGTGCGCCTGTTCGAGGAGGCCGGCATCCTCGACCGGCATGACTTCGGCGACGGCCGTGCACGCTACGAAGCCGCGCCCGAGGCACACCACGACCACATGATTGACGTCGAGACGGGCAACGTGATCGAGTTCGTCGACCCGGAACTAGAGTCGCTGCAGCGGCAGATCGCCGAGCGCCTCGGCTTCCGCCTCGTCGATCACCGCATGGAGCTGTTCGGCGTCAAGATCGGCCGCGAGGGCGGCGAGCGCTGA
- a CDS encoding 1-acyl-sn-glycerol-3-phosphate acyltransferase, with the protein MSPGTGVAGRLRLALRGAALVGWLALCLALYGLRAILPGRNWVPRLFLGGTLRIVGARLRVLGERAPAPCFLIANHLSWMDILALAGATGTAFVAHDGLAGNPALRFLCRLNRTVFIARGERGSVAGQVEQVQEGLHESGVLTLFPEGTCDDGVTLLPFKSSLLAAVDGGDQTVAIQPVWIDYGAEAGEIAWFGDEGGLANFTRVLARARPVQVTLHMLAPLGPQERQDRKTIAAAAREAIEASALGTT; encoded by the coding sequence ATGAGCCCCGGCACAGGTGTGGCCGGCCGGCTGCGCCTGGCCCTGCGCGGCGCAGCGCTGGTCGGGTGGCTGGCGCTGTGCCTGGCGCTCTACGGCCTGCGCGCAATTCTGCCCGGCCGCAACTGGGTGCCGCGCTTATTCCTGGGCGGCACCTTGCGGATCGTCGGGGCGCGGCTGCGCGTGCTCGGAGAACGAGCGCCGGCGCCGTGTTTCCTGATCGCCAATCATCTCAGCTGGATGGATATCCTGGCGCTGGCCGGGGCGACCGGCACCGCGTTCGTCGCGCATGACGGGCTCGCCGGCAATCCCGCGCTGCGTTTCCTGTGCCGGCTGAACCGCACCGTCTTCATCGCCCGGGGCGAGCGCGGCAGTGTCGCTGGGCAAGTCGAGCAAGTGCAAGAGGGCCTGCACGAGAGCGGGGTGCTCACCTTGTTTCCAGAGGGCACTTGCGATGACGGCGTGACGCTGCTGCCGTTCAAGTCCTCACTGCTGGCGGCGGTGGATGGCGGCGATCAGACGGTTGCGATCCAGCCGGTGTGGATCGACTATGGGGCCGAGGCGGGCGAGATCGCCTGGTTCGGTGATGAAGGCGGGCTCGCGAACTTCACGCGCGTGCTGGCGCGTGCGAGGCCGGTTCAGGTGACCTTGCACATGCTTGCTCCGCTCGGACCGCAAGAGCGCCAGGATCGCAAGACCATCGCAGCGGCTGCTCGTGAGGCGATCGAGGCGAGCGCTCTCGGCACTACCTAG
- a CDS encoding MucR family transcriptional regulator: MQNIETDMSETLITLTSDIVAAHVSNNNVPLEDLPSLITNVYGALASLGGSEPVQEEKPEPAVSVRASVKPDYIVCLEDGKKLKMLKRHLMTHYNMTPEEYRQRWNLPADYPMVAPNYAEKRRELAKKIGLGRKPNARRGRRAKAAPAVPA, from the coding sequence ATGCAGAACATCGAAACCGACATGAGCGAAACACTGATCACGCTGACTTCGGACATCGTGGCCGCTCATGTCAGCAACAACAACGTCCCCCTGGAAGATCTGCCTTCGCTGATCACCAACGTCTACGGCGCACTCGCCAGTCTGGGCGGCAGCGAGCCGGTGCAGGAAGAGAAGCCTGAGCCCGCCGTTTCGGTGCGCGCCTCCGTGAAGCCCGACTACATCGTCTGCCTGGAAGACGGCAAGAAGCTCAAGATGCTGAAGCGTCACCTGATGACGCACTACAACATGACGCCCGAAGAGTATCGCCAGCGCTGGAACCTGCCTGCCGACTACCCGATGGTCGCCCCCAACTATGCCGAGAAGCGTCGCGAACTGGCCAAGAAGATCGGCCTGGGTCGCAAGCCCAATGCCCGTCGCGGTCGCCGCGCCAAGGCTGCGCCGGCCGTCCCCGCCTGA